Proteins found in one Triticum urartu cultivar G1812 chromosome 4, Tu2.1, whole genome shotgun sequence genomic segment:
- the LOC125554734 gene encoding calcineurin B-like protein 4: MDCAFSSSPSPRKREQRAQGYEEPAVLAAKTSFMVNEVEELYELYKKLSFSIFKDDLIHKEEFRLALFRTSKGVNLFADRVFDLFDLKCNGVIEFGEFVRSLSIFHPKAPESEKTAFAFKLYDLRGTGYIEKQELREMVVVLLDEFDLCLSDSAVEEIVDNTFSQNPENYKN; encoded by the exons ATGGACTGCGCATTCTCGTCGTCGCCGTCTCCACGGAAGCGTGAGCAGCGCGCTCAGGGGTACGAGGAGCCGGCCGTCCTCGCTGCCAAGACCTCCT TCATGGTGAACGAGGTGGAGGAGCTGTACGAGCTCTACAAGAAGCTCAGCTTCTCCATCTTCAAGGACGACCTCATCCACAAG GAGGAGTTCCGGCTAGCCCTGTTTAGGACCAGCAAAGGCGTGAACCTATTCGCGGACAGGGTGTTCGACCTCTTCGATCTCAAGTGCAACGGGGTGATCGAGTTCGGTGAGTTCGTGCGCTCGCTCAGCATCTTCCACCCCAAAGCGCCTGAGTCTGAAAAGACCGCAT TCGCATTCAAGCTGTATGATCTGAGGGGGACAGGCTACATCGAGAAACAAGAG CTTCGGGAGATGGTCGTGGTGCTTCTTGATGAGTTCGACCTATGTCTCTCTGACAGCGCCGTCGAGGAGATCGTTGATAAT ACGTTCAGtcaa aacccTGAAAAttacaaaaattga